In Trifolium pratense cultivar HEN17-A07 linkage group LG7, ARS_RC_1.1, whole genome shotgun sequence, a genomic segment contains:
- the LOC123898157 gene encoding nuclear transcription factor Y subunit A-7, which yields MTSSTHDLTDNEGDGQQQSESQMQQPISANGISHAGIDTQIVQYAAPPQLGAGHAMVPPPYPYPDPYYRSVFAPYDAQPYQLQPYGGHPMANLQLMGIQHPGVPLPTDAVEEPVFVNAKQYHGILRRRQSRAKAESEKKVTRNRKPYLHESRHLHALKRARGCGGRFLNSKKDENQQDEVGSADNSHSNINLNSERNDLAPSDKNS from the exons ATGACTTCTTCTACACATGATCTCACAG ATAACGAGGGTGATGGACAGCAGCAGTCAGAATCACAGATGCAGCAGCCTATATCTGCAAATGGAATTTCTCATGCTGGCATTGATACTCAGATTGTTCAATATGCAGCACCTCCGCAGCTCGGCGCAGGGCATGCTATG GTACCACCTCCTTATCCATATCCGGATCCTTACTACAGAAGCGTCTTTGCTCCCTATGATGCACAACCATACCAGCTGCAACCCTACGGTGGACATCCAATG GCCAATCTTCAGTTAATGGGAATCCAGCATCCAGGTGTTCCTTTGCCTACTGATGCCGTTGAGGAGCCTGTGTTTGTCAATGCAAAACAGTATCATGGTATTTTAAGACGCAGGCAGTCTCGTGCTAAAGCTGAATCAGAAAAGAAAGTTACAAGGAATCGGAAG CCATACTTGCACGAATCTCGACATTTGCATGCACTGAAAAGAGCAAGAGGATGTGGAGGTCGGTTTCTGAATTCAAAGAAAGATGAAAATCAACAGGATGAGGTTGGTTCAGCTGACAATTCACATTCCAATATCAATCTCAATTCTGAAAGAAACGATCTTGCACCATCCGATAAAAATTCTTGA